Proteins from a single region of Amblyomma americanum isolate KBUSLIRL-KWMA chromosome 10, ASM5285725v1, whole genome shotgun sequence:
- the Vps28 gene encoding vacuolar protein sorting 28 yields MASFAALMSQTNNQEHRPELYEEVRLHRTSREREKYDNMADLYAVINTLQCLEKAYIKDCVTPKEYTAACSKLLVQYKAAFRQVQGSEFATVEAFMAAFRLDCPAAMERIREDRPITIKDDKGNTSKCIADIVSLFITIIDKLRLEIKSMDELQPDLRELSETMSRLSLIPAGFEGKAKVDEWLQTMSSMAASDELNEGQVRQLIFDLESSYNAFNRILHNST; encoded by the exons ATGGCTTCCTTCGCAGCGCTCATGTCGCAAACTAACAACCAAG AGCACCGTCCCGAGCTGTACGAAGAGGTCCGCCTTCATCGGACATCGCGGGAGCGCGAGAA GTACGACAACATGGCTGATCTGTATGCAGTGATCAACACGCTACAGTGTTTGGAGAAGGCGTACATCAAGGATTGTGTGACACCGAAAGA GTACACTGCCGCATGTTCCAAGCTTCTGGTCCAGTACAAGGCAGCCTTCAGGCAGGTCCAAGGGTCAGAGTTTGCCACAGTGGAAGCCTTTATGGCTGCTTTTCGG CTGGACTgccctgctgccatggagcgaattCGTGAAGACAGGCCTATCACAATCAAGGACGACAAGGGGAACACAAGCAAGTGCATTGCTGACATTGTGTCG CTCTTCATCACTATCATTGACAAGCTGCGCCTGGAAATCAAGTCCATGGATGAG CTTCAGCCAGACTTGCGAGAACTCAGTGAGACTATGAGCAGGCTCAGTCTCATACCAGCAGGCTTTGAGGGAAAAGCCAAAGTGGATGAGTG GCTCCAGACTATGTCATCGATGGCTGCCTCGGATGAGTTGAATGAGGGCCAAGTGCGCCAGCTAATCTTTGACTTGGAATCGTCATACAATGCCTTCAACAGGATTCTGCACAACTCTACGTGA
- the LOC144106721 gene encoding coiled-coil-helix-coiled-coil-helix domain-containing protein 7 isoform X2, giving the protein MAGTSLRTQSRENAAEQLKNNPCHKEQQLSMKCLDDNGYDYDKCQHYFDNFKACKGFWVGVMRERRRNGIKPVLPPPEEREAIKAEHLKRQSRKT; this is encoded by the exons ATGGCCGGGACGTCGCTGAGGACGCAGTCCAGGGAAAATGCGGCCGAGCAACTGAAAAATAATCCGTGTCATAAG GAGCAACAGTTGAGTATGAAGTGTCTGGACGATAACGGATACGACTACGACAAATGCCAGCACTACTTCGATAACTTCAAAGCCTGCAAAGGCTTTTGG GTGGGTGTCATGAGAGAGAGGCGCCGAAACGGCATAAAACCCGTACTGCCACCTCCTGAAGAGCGCGAAGCCATCAAAGCAGAACACCTCAAGCGTCAATCACGCAAGACGTGA
- the RpS29 gene encoding ribosomal protein S29, producing the protein MGHENIWYSHPRKYGPGSRYCRVCANHHGLIRKYGLNICRRCFRQYAADIGFKKLD; encoded by the exons ATGGGTCACGAAAATATCTGGTATTCCCACCCCAGGAAATACGGACCTGGCTCTCGATATTG CCGAGTCTGTGCCAACCACCACGGACTCATCCGCAAGTACGGACTGAACATCTGCCGCCGATGCTTCAGGCAGTACGCCGCGGACATTGGATTTAAGAAG cTGGACTGA
- the LOC144106720 gene encoding zinc finger protein PLAGL2-like isoform X1 translates to MWGTATRMRNAMAYYPAAGSPTAQLLVSCRATLLYFDHFAAADGMRDESWPAGGRQYRCPTAGCGRLFSSKFKLLRHALIHGGERPFQCPSCERRFHRKDHLKTHQQVHDPNKALHTCALCGKKYSSALSFRKHSALHAAEAGDPVCRLCGAAFARREDVLLHLKVHSGASSRLVKPPTERRFKCDRCERSFFTRKDVKRHLVVHTGQRNFQCQFCPQKFGRKDHLVRHTKKTHSGQGGATAAAWTAAFAPAPPAAAIASEEPHRPPPPAPQANPTTLLLTASYCGAPSIVAAAPPPPLPHFSQAFQ, encoded by the exons ATGTGGGGAACCGCGACGCGCATGCGCAATGCGATGGCCTACTATCCGGCCGCTGGATCCCCTACCGCACAGCTGCTTGTCAGCTGTCGGGCAACGCTGCTGTATTTTGACCATTTC GCGGCCGCCGATGGCATGAGGGACGAGAGCTGGCCGGCGGGGGGCCGCCAGTATCGCTGCCCGACGGCGGGCTGCGGCCGCCTCTTCAGCTCCAAGTTCAAGCTGCTGCGGCACGCGCTCATCCACGGCGGCGAGCGGCCCTTCCAGTGCCCGTCGTGCGAGCGCCGGTTCCACCGAAAGGACCACCTCAAGACCCACCAGCAGGTGCACGACCCGAACAAGGCGCTACACACGTGCGCCCTCTGCGGCAAGAAGTACAGTTCGGCGCTCTCGTTCCGCAAGCACTCGGCCCTGCACGCGGCCGAAGCCGGAGACCCCGTCTGCCGGCTGTGCGGCGCCGCGTTCGCGCGCCGCGAGGACGTGCTGCTGCACCTCAAGGTGCACTCCGGCGCCTCATCGCGGCTCGTCAAGCCGCCCACCGAGCGGCGCTTCAAGTGCGACCGCTGCGAGCGCTCCTTCTTCACGCGCAAGGACGTCAAGCGGCACCTGGTGGTGCACACGGGCCAGCGCAACTTCCAGTGCCAGTTCTGCCCGCAGAAGTTCGGCCGCAAGGACCACCTGGTGCGACACACCAAGAAGACGCACAGCGGCCAGGGAGGGGCCACCGCTGCCGCCTGGACGGCCGCTTTCGCTCCCGCGCCTCCGGCCGCCGCCATTGCATCCGAGGAGCCGCATCGCCCGCCGCCGCCCGCGCCGCAGGCCAATCCGACAACGCTGCTGCTGACGGCCAGCTACTGTGGCGCTCCCAGCATCGTAGCAGCAGCGCCGCCACCTCCGCTGCCACACTTCAGCCAGGCCTTCCAGTAG
- the LOC144106720 gene encoding zinc finger protein PLAGL2-like isoform X2: MRDESWPAGGRQYRCPTAGCGRLFSSKFKLLRHALIHGGERPFQCPSCERRFHRKDHLKTHQQVHDPNKALHTCALCGKKYSSALSFRKHSALHAAEAGDPVCRLCGAAFARREDVLLHLKVHSGASSRLVKPPTERRFKCDRCERSFFTRKDVKRHLVVHTGQRNFQCQFCPQKFGRKDHLVRHTKKTHSGQGGATAAAWTAAFAPAPPAAAIASEEPHRPPPPAPQANPTTLLLTASYCGAPSIVAAAPPPPLPHFSQAFQ; encoded by the coding sequence ATGAGGGACGAGAGCTGGCCGGCGGGGGGCCGCCAGTATCGCTGCCCGACGGCGGGCTGCGGCCGCCTCTTCAGCTCCAAGTTCAAGCTGCTGCGGCACGCGCTCATCCACGGCGGCGAGCGGCCCTTCCAGTGCCCGTCGTGCGAGCGCCGGTTCCACCGAAAGGACCACCTCAAGACCCACCAGCAGGTGCACGACCCGAACAAGGCGCTACACACGTGCGCCCTCTGCGGCAAGAAGTACAGTTCGGCGCTCTCGTTCCGCAAGCACTCGGCCCTGCACGCGGCCGAAGCCGGAGACCCCGTCTGCCGGCTGTGCGGCGCCGCGTTCGCGCGCCGCGAGGACGTGCTGCTGCACCTCAAGGTGCACTCCGGCGCCTCATCGCGGCTCGTCAAGCCGCCCACCGAGCGGCGCTTCAAGTGCGACCGCTGCGAGCGCTCCTTCTTCACGCGCAAGGACGTCAAGCGGCACCTGGTGGTGCACACGGGCCAGCGCAACTTCCAGTGCCAGTTCTGCCCGCAGAAGTTCGGCCGCAAGGACCACCTGGTGCGACACACCAAGAAGACGCACAGCGGCCAGGGAGGGGCCACCGCTGCCGCCTGGACGGCCGCTTTCGCTCCCGCGCCTCCGGCCGCCGCCATTGCATCCGAGGAGCCGCATCGCCCGCCGCCGCCCGCGCCGCAGGCCAATCCGACAACGCTGCTGCTGACGGCCAGCTACTGTGGCGCTCCCAGCATCGTAGCAGCAGCGCCGCCACCTCCGCTGCCACACTTCAGCCAGGCCTTCCAGTAG
- the LOC144106721 gene encoding coiled-coil-helix-coiled-coil-helix domain-containing protein 7 isoform X1 gives MAGTSLRTQSRENAAEQLKNNPCHKRTCIVLPQEQQLSMKCLDDNGYDYDKCQHYFDNFKACKGFWVGVMRERRRNGIKPVLPPPEEREAIKAEHLKRQSRKT, from the exons ATGGCCGGGACGTCGCTGAGGACGCAGTCCAGGGAAAATGCGGCCGAGCAACTGAAAAATAATCCGTGTCATAAG CGCACTTGCATTGTCCTACCGCAGGAGCAACAGTTGAGTATGAAGTGTCTGGACGATAACGGATACGACTACGACAAATGCCAGCACTACTTCGATAACTTCAAAGCCTGCAAAGGCTTTTGG GTGGGTGTCATGAGAGAGAGGCGCCGAAACGGCATAAAACCCGTACTGCCACCTCCTGAAGAGCGCGAAGCCATCAAAGCAGAACACCTCAAGCGTCAATCACGCAAGACGTGA